The following nucleotide sequence is from Roseivirga sp. BDSF3-8.
TCATTACATTTTCCCCAATAAGAATATATTGATTGATGCCCTCCCTAAGTAGGTGGTCGATAATGTTGCGCTTCAGGTGCATGATGTCATTATAAAGAGCATCATTCCACTCACCTATCATTTCTATCACCGCAAAGCCCCTATCGTAATCAGCATACAGAATCTTAATATACAGGGTCTCACTACCCATAAAATCCCATGCCGGATCTATATAGTAGCCGTAGATTGTATCCGAGTACAGATCATAGTTATACTGTTTGCCATAAAACGGTGACTGTACATCATCAGCAACGTCATAGTACTGAAGCCAGCGATGATAAGGCTGAAGGGTATGCATTATGAATTATAATCGTCCAGGGCCCGCTGCACACTGCCGTAACGATCTAAAAGAGCACGGGCCTCCTCTCTTTCGATAGATAACTCTTCCATAAGCATCCGCGTTCCGCGGTCCACCAGCTTATTATTACTAAGCTGCATATTCACCATTTTATTCCCTTTAACCCTGCCTAGCTTAATCATTACTGCGGTAGAAATCATATTCAGGGCCAGTTTCTGAGCCGTTCCCGCTTTCATCCGTGTACTGCCTGTCACGAACTCAGGTCCTGTAATCACTTCAACGGGATACTCAGCCAGTCGGGCCAGTTCTGAGTCAGTATTACAGGTAATGCACCCAGTCAGTAGCCCCGCCTGCCTGGCCTGCTCTACTCCGCCAAGTACATAGGGAGTACGGCCGCTGGCCGCTATGCCAACTACCGTGTCATTTTGGGTAACATCATAGCTGCTAAGGTCCTTCCATGCCTGCTCACGGTCATCTTCTGCAAACTCCACGGCTTTCCGGATGGCACTATCACCTCCTGCGATCAGGCCAATCACCATATCATGAGGTACGCCAAAGGTAGGGGGGCACTCGGATGCATCCACAATGCCCAACCTGCCACTGGTGCCGGCACCGATATAAAAAAGCCTTCCTCCTTTTTGCATTCGCGGAACGATCTCCTCCACCAGTTTTTCAATTTGCGGAATGGCCTTACCTACAGCTATGGGAACCGTATGGTCCTCCTGGTTAATTCCCTGCAGGAGCTGTCCTGTGGACATTGTATGTAGGTTGTCGTGCTTAGAGGTGCTTTCTGTTGTGTTTTCCATGCTCATAGGTAACGGCCAGAAATACCCGCCTGTTCCTGGTGATATAAGCTCAGACCGGCTATTGGGGTTTCAAGTACATTGCGGAGTGCCACATGGCAGTCATTTGCCACCTGGCGCAAAATATCACTATAGTAAAACGCTATAGAGCCCACAAAATGCACTTTGTAATGCTGATGATTTGTGCATTTCAATACATTTTTCTCCATAAACTCCGTAAAGCTCAGGTAGATCATGCGATAGATGTGTGGGTCATTTTTGTGATGAAACAAGAACTTACTAAAACCGGCAAGATAGCGGTTAGGCATTGGTCGCTTGTACACATTCTCCAGAATCTCATTTCTGCTGGTACTATATCGCTTATCAAATGCCTCATGTAAGTGTTTGGGTAGCGTGTGATGCAGGTACTCGCTCAGTAGCTGACGACCCAGGCTCGCGCCCGACCCCTCATCGCCAAAAACATACCCCAGCCCCCCCACAGTAGAGACGATCTCCTCGCCATTGTATACACAGCAGTTAGCTCCCGTACCCAATATGCAGGCAATGCCTTCCTCCGAGCCACATAGAGCCCTTGCTGATGCAAGCAAATCATTTTGCACTTCTATAAGCGCCGCTTCCGGAAATGTAGTAAGTAGTGCAGAATGAAGAATTTGTTGGTTTCGTTCGCCCGATATACCTGCTCCATAGTAATGGATCTCATCTGGCTTTCCCAAAAGCTGAGGAAGCAATACCTCGCTAAGCTCTTTTTCTATTGTCTCCTGATCCTGGTAAAAGGGGTTGAAGCCCTGTGTTTTGGCCTGTGTTATCTGGCCATCTTTACCTAAAAGACGCCAATCAGTTTTCGTGGAGCCACTGTCTGCTATTAAAATCATGCGCACCGGGCAGAATAAAGGTTAAAAATATAAAGACCGGGATCAGGTGCCCGGCTGGGGTGCTAATATACCGATAACAGGGAAACGCTCGAAAACCTTTTCCGTATGTGGCGCATCTGTCAACTCCTCCGTCAGGTCCTGCCCGGCCCAGTGTTCATAGTGCTTGCCGTCACGCCATAGCCGGCTACGGGTCACATCATACACTTTGCCCTCATAGGCCACCCATATTTCTTCCTTGTCATGGCCGTTTCGCAAGGCCAGTTGCATATGTGTGATAGGCTTTACTGCCATGCTGTTTATTTAGCGGAGAGGTGAGCATGGTCACGAACCACGGTGCGGAGAAAGATTTCCGGAGTTTCATTGGTCTGAATATCGAGAAGTTGCTTGACCTTGGTGTAAAGTCGTAGCACAGGTTCTCTGTCACCCGTTTTGGTAGAAATCGAAAGTACCTCTTCTATCAGGGCTGCTTCCTGATCGGTGAGCTTGTCAGCTTCCATATAGGTAGGCTGATAATCGTCCTGTTTGGCAATTTGCGCCAGAGCTGTATTATCAATACGTGTACGCCTGTTAAGTTTAATCACCGTAGTGCCTGCCAGTATATCACCCAGCCGCTGGCCTT
It contains:
- the murQ gene encoding N-acetylmuramic acid 6-phosphate etherase — encoded protein: MENTTESTSKHDNLHTMSTGQLLQGINQEDHTVPIAVGKAIPQIEKLVEEIVPRMQKGGRLFYIGAGTSGRLGIVDASECPPTFGVPHDMVIGLIAGGDSAIRKAVEFAEDDREQAWKDLSSYDVTQNDTVVGIAASGRTPYVLGGVEQARQAGLLTGCITCNTDSELARLAEYPVEVITGPEFVTGSTRMKAGTAQKLALNMISTAVMIKLGRVKGNKMVNMQLSNNKLVDRGTRMLMEELSIEREEARALLDRYGSVQRALDDYNS
- a CDS encoding N-acetylglucosamine kinase; its protein translation is MILIADSGSTKTDWRLLGKDGQITQAKTQGFNPFYQDQETIEKELSEVLLPQLLGKPDEIHYYGAGISGERNQQILHSALLTTFPEAALIEVQNDLLASARALCGSEEGIACILGTGANCCVYNGEEIVSTVGGLGYVFGDEGSGASLGRQLLSEYLHHTLPKHLHEAFDKRYSTSRNEILENVYKRPMPNRYLAGFSKFLFHHKNDPHIYRMIYLSFTEFMEKNVLKCTNHQHYKVHFVGSIAFYYSDILRQVANDCHVALRNVLETPIAGLSLYHQEQAGISGRYL
- a CDS encoding cytochrome b5 domain-containing protein, whose product is MAVKPITHMQLALRNGHDKEEIWVAYEGKVYDVTRSRLWRDGKHYEHWAGQDLTEELTDAPHTEKVFERFPVIGILAPQPGT